From Enterococcus wangshanyuanii, the proteins below share one genomic window:
- the cydD gene encoding thiol reductant ABC exporter subunit CydD has product MIDKAILKMPKIKQTMILLAGFSLLQAVFIIGQAFYLAQAVVGLWEGGKLRDQLTAIILFFLFYTGRHVVTYVREKMLDRFSYARSRELREQLLQKIFRLGPTVVQKNGTGNMVTMALEGISQAENYLHLILMKIMNMMIIPWLILIFIFTLDIRSGVVLLVVFPMIIIFMIILGYAAQSKADKQYKAFQLLSNHFIDSLRGIDTLKLFGLSEKYAGSIYNTSERFRRATMSTLKIAILSTFALDFFTTLSVAVVAVFLGLSLLNGGILLFPALTTLILAPEFFLPVRDFASDYHATLDGKNAFQAIQAVLDLSEAQETDKLSLGDWTALSELSVEQLTYSYEEAPQAALKGLDFNAKGYQKIGIIGASGSGKSTLINVLSGFLAPDVDTIIEVDGQAIPHFLQKEWQKQVVYIPQTPYIFQDTLANNVRFYTPDASDDQVAAAIELVGLQRLVSSLDQGMHTLIGESGRVLSGGQAQRIALARAFLDQERRILLFDEPTAHLDIETEVELKERMLPLMDEHLVFFATHRLHWMAEMDYILVMDKGQLVEAGTLAELTEKNGYYVRLMNQMRGTE; this is encoded by the coding sequence ATGATCGATAAAGCCATCTTAAAGATGCCTAAAATTAAACAGACGATGATTTTGCTTGCAGGTTTTTCTCTCCTGCAAGCAGTCTTTATAATCGGGCAAGCATTTTACTTAGCTCAAGCAGTCGTTGGACTTTGGGAAGGCGGCAAACTTCGTGATCAGCTGACTGCAATCATCCTCTTCTTTTTATTTTACACAGGCAGACATGTTGTAACCTATGTACGAGAAAAAATGCTGGATCGTTTCAGTTATGCGCGTTCGCGCGAGTTGAGAGAACAACTGCTGCAAAAGATCTTTCGTTTAGGACCAACAGTCGTTCAAAAAAATGGGACCGGTAATATGGTCACTATGGCACTTGAAGGAATCAGTCAGGCAGAAAATTATCTTCATTTGATTTTGATGAAAATCATGAATATGATGATCATTCCTTGGTTGATCTTGATATTTATTTTTACACTAGACATTCGTTCCGGTGTAGTTTTACTAGTCGTTTTTCCAATGATCATTATTTTTATGATCATTTTAGGGTATGCAGCGCAAAGTAAAGCAGATAAACAGTATAAAGCCTTTCAATTATTATCGAATCATTTTATCGATTCGTTGAGAGGAATCGATACGTTAAAATTATTCGGCTTGAGTGAAAAATATGCCGGTAGTATCTATAATACGAGTGAGCGTTTTAGACGTGCGACAATGAGTACCCTTAAAATTGCTATTTTATCTACCTTTGCTTTGGACTTCTTTACGACATTATCAGTTGCTGTAGTAGCAGTCTTTTTAGGATTAAGTTTGTTAAATGGAGGGATTTTACTGTTCCCTGCTTTGACGACGTTGATTTTAGCACCGGAATTCTTTTTACCGGTACGTGATTTTGCTAGTGATTATCATGCAACCTTAGACGGGAAAAATGCGTTTCAAGCGATTCAGGCAGTGTTAGATTTAAGCGAGGCACAAGAGACTGATAAGCTTTCTCTAGGTGATTGGACAGCGTTGAGTGAATTATCTGTTGAACAATTAACGTATAGCTATGAAGAAGCACCTCAAGCTGCATTGAAGGGCTTGGATTTCAATGCTAAAGGCTATCAAAAAATAGGGATCATCGGTGCCAGCGGTTCAGGTAAATCGACTTTGATCAATGTGCTGAGCGGCTTTTTAGCACCGGATGTTGACACGATCATTGAGGTTGACGGTCAAGCAATTCCACATTTTTTGCAAAAAGAATGGCAAAAGCAGGTCGTTTACATTCCTCAAACACCGTATATTTTTCAAGATACATTGGCAAACAACGTTCGTTTTTATACGCCGGATGCTTCAGATGATCAGGTGGCAGCGGCAATTGAATTAGTTGGTCTGCAGAGACTTGTTTCAAGTTTGGATCAGGGCATGCATACACTGATCGGTGAAAGTGGTCGGGTATTAAGTGGTGGACAAGCACAAAGAATCGCTTTAGCCAGAGCTTTTTTAGATCAAGAACGTCGTATTTTACTCTTTGATGAGCCGACTGCTCACTTAGATATTGAAACAGAAGTAGAATTAAAAGAAAGAATGCTGCCTTTGATGGATGAGCATTTAGTCTTTTTTGCGACACATCGTTTGCACTGGATGGCTGAAATGGACTATATTTTAGTAATGGACAAAGGACAGCTTGTAGAGGCAGGTACTTTGGCTGAACTAACAGAAAAAAACGGCTACTATGTGCGGTTGATGAATCAAATGAGGGGGACTGAATAA
- the cydB gene encoding cytochrome d ubiquinol oxidase subunit II, whose protein sequence is MSTLQLLWFVLIGILFSGFFFLEGFDFGVGMSVQTLAHDEEEKEQIIQTIGPVWDGNEVWLLTAGGAMFASFPYWYASLFSGFYLILFIILVGLIIRGVSFEFRHRMPDGKRRRIWNWTLSIGSFIVPFFFGILFISLVQGMPLDVDGNMSATFTDYINVFSVVGGVALTLLCYLHGLNYITLKTEGPVRERARNYASFFYWVLYVGLVVFAALLYFKTDFFDNHFAVTLVLVLAIVVMTVVANVSVFKKKEMVAFIASGLTLVLLVALLFSGLFPRVMIGSEGYYDILIKDASSSPYTLKTMTWLSLTILPFVLAYTAWSYYIFRKRIKHPAIAALGYEG, encoded by the coding sequence ATGAGTACATTGCAGTTACTGTGGTTTGTATTGATCGGTATTCTATTTTCAGGCTTCTTCTTCCTTGAAGGGTTTGACTTTGGTGTCGGAATGTCGGTTCAAACATTAGCTCATGATGAAGAAGAAAAAGAACAAATCATCCAAACGATCGGACCTGTTTGGGACGGCAATGAAGTTTGGTTATTAACAGCAGGTGGTGCGATGTTTGCTTCGTTTCCATACTGGTATGCGTCACTATTTAGCGGCTTTTACTTGATTTTATTCATTATTCTAGTTGGTTTGATCATTCGTGGTGTGTCATTTGAATTCCGTCATCGGATGCCTGATGGTAAACGACGTAGAATCTGGAACTGGACACTTTCGATCGGAAGTTTCATAGTACCGTTTTTCTTTGGCATTTTATTTATCAGCTTAGTACAGGGAATGCCTTTAGATGTCGATGGCAATATGTCGGCTACTTTCACTGATTATATCAATGTCTTTTCTGTTGTCGGCGGTGTTGCGTTGACCTTATTATGCTACTTGCATGGATTAAACTATATTACGTTGAAAACAGAAGGTCCGGTTAGAGAGCGTGCACGTAATTATGCCTCATTCTTTTACTGGGTATTATATGTTGGTTTAGTTGTATTTGCAGCGTTGTTATATTTCAAAACAGATTTCTTTGACAATCATTTTGCTGTGACGTTAGTACTTGTTCTAGCAATCGTTGTTATGACAGTAGTTGCAAATGTCAGTGTCTTTAAGAAAAAAGAAATGGTGGCGTTTATTGCCAGCGGTTTAACCTTGGTTCTATTAGTTGCTTTATTATTTAGCGGCTTATTCCCACGTGTGATGATCGGCAGTGAAGGCTATTATGACATCTTGATCAAAGATGCATCAAGCAGCCCGTATACGTTAAAAACAATGACTTGGTTATCGTTGACGATCTTGCCATTCGTATTAGCATATACCGCTTGGTCCTATTATATCTTTAGAAAACGAATCAAACATCCGGCAATCGCTGCTTTGGGGTATGAAGGATGA
- a CDS encoding cytochrome ubiquinol oxidase subunit I: MFDIVSLARFQFAMTTVFHFFFVPFSIGLALVVAVMETMYVVKKDERYRKMAKFWGNIFLLSFAVGVVTGIIQEFQFGMNWSDYSRFVGDIFGAPLAIEALLAFFLESTFLGLWIFTWDKVSPKLHLTFIWLVVFGSMMSAFWILAANSFMQHPVGYTLNNGRAELIDFGAVIANPKVWYEFSHVLAGAVVMGGMIVAGLAAFQILKKRDVSFHKVSMRIGMWIALFGSLGVLLAGDLQMKALIEGQPMKFAAMEGAYEDSGDPAAWTLIAWADEAEHKQVFGIQIPYVLSILSYNSLSGSVDGMETANKDLIEKYGDRDYFPPVNTLFWSFRVMAGFGVLMLLVSALGLFFTRKKKPSLYEKRWMVWIVALCTFAPFLANTTGWLITELGRYPWTVYGLFTIEDSVSPNVSVASLLTSNIIYFILFAGLGSVMVYLITVELKKGPDYEEKKLAQANATEVDPFDKEVFEG; this comes from the coding sequence ATGTTTGATATTGTATCATTAGCAAGATTCCAATTTGCGATGACCACAGTCTTTCACTTTTTCTTCGTGCCATTTTCAATAGGATTAGCACTTGTTGTTGCAGTGATGGAAACGATGTATGTAGTGAAAAAAGATGAGCGTTATCGTAAAATGGCGAAGTTTTGGGGCAACATTTTTCTATTGAGTTTTGCAGTAGGTGTGGTCACAGGTATTATTCAAGAGTTCCAGTTTGGTATGAACTGGTCTGATTATTCACGATTTGTAGGAGATATTTTTGGTGCTCCTTTAGCTATTGAAGCGCTACTTGCATTCTTTTTAGAATCTACATTTTTAGGATTATGGATTTTTACTTGGGATAAAGTAAGTCCCAAATTACATTTAACATTTATTTGGTTGGTTGTCTTTGGCTCAATGATGTCAGCATTCTGGATCTTAGCAGCAAATAGTTTCATGCAGCATCCAGTGGGGTATACGCTGAACAATGGTCGGGCAGAATTGATCGATTTTGGTGCGGTGATCGCCAATCCGAAAGTCTGGTATGAATTTAGCCACGTATTGGCTGGTGCGGTCGTAATGGGCGGAATGATCGTTGCTGGTTTGGCGGCGTTCCAAATTTTGAAAAAGCGTGATGTCAGCTTCCATAAAGTGTCTATGCGTATTGGTATGTGGATCGCATTGTTTGGTTCTTTAGGCGTCTTATTAGCTGGGGACTTACAAATGAAAGCTTTGATCGAAGGACAGCCAATGAAATTTGCAGCAATGGAAGGTGCATATGAAGATTCTGGAGATCCTGCGGCCTGGACGTTGATTGCTTGGGCTGACGAAGCAGAGCATAAACAAGTATTCGGAATCCAAATTCCATATGTATTAAGTATTTTATCTTATAATAGTCTGTCTGGTTCTGTTGATGGAATGGAAACAGCGAACAAAGATTTAATTGAAAAATATGGTGATAGAGATTACTTCCCGCCAGTCAATACACTATTTTGGAGTTTCAGAGTAATGGCCGGTTTTGGCGTATTGATGTTGTTAGTTTCAGCACTAGGACTCTTCTTTACTCGTAAGAAAAAACCATCATTATATGAAAAACGCTGGATGGTTTGGATCGTTGCTTTATGTACATTTGCTCCATTCTTAGCGAATACAACAGGTTGGTTGATCACAGAATTGGGTCGTTATCCTTGGACTGTTTATGGATTGTTTACGATCGAAGACAGTGTGTCACCAAACGTTTCTGTTGCTTCATTATTAACATCAAACATTATTTACTTTATTCTTTTTGCAGGTCTTGGTTCTGTGATGGTTTACTTGATCACTGTTGAACTGAAAAAAGGCCCTGATTATGAAGAAAAGAAATTAGCACAAGCGAATGCGACTGAAGTAGATCCATTCGATAAGGAGGTCTTTGAAGGATGA
- a CDS encoding nucleoside deaminase — protein sequence MSDSQKQLDISFMRQALELAEDAAKRGNEPFGALLVKDNEVIMTGENRIHTENDPTYHAELGLIRDFCTTEKLSDLREYTLYTSCEPCCMCAGAMVWSCLGRMVYSLSHDELATIAGFNIMIGSEEIFLRSPNRPQVVSGVLKEEAVPIYQDYFQDKT from the coding sequence ATGAGTGACTCTCAAAAACAATTAGATATCAGCTTCATGAGGCAGGCACTGGAACTTGCAGAAGATGCCGCTAAAAGAGGAAATGAACCGTTTGGTGCTTTACTGGTAAAAGACAATGAAGTGATCATGACTGGTGAGAACCGTATTCATACAGAAAATGATCCTACTTATCATGCAGAGTTAGGACTGATTCGTGATTTTTGTACAACAGAAAAGCTTTCTGATTTACGTGAATATACTCTTTACACAAGCTGTGAACCTTGTTGTATGTGTGCAGGAGCTATGGTTTGGAGTTGTTTAGGTCGGATGGTATATAGCTTGTCTCACGATGAACTGGCAACGATTGCAGGTTTTAATATTATGATCGGCAGTGAAGAAATTTTTTTAAGGAGCCCAAATCGTCCGCAAGTAGTGAGCGGTGTACTAAAAGAAGAAGCGGTTCCTATTTATCAAGACTATTTTCAGGACAAGACTTAA
- a CDS encoding NADPH-dependent FMN reductase, whose product MTKYGVIVGSTRKNSYSEAVAKAIVKGLPADAEVSFLNIKDLPLYNQDYDENSPEAYTTFRNEVAAQDAFIFVTPEHNRSITAALKNALDVASRPWGQSVWGGKPALVASQSISGISGVLANHVLRQSLVFLDMPTMQQPEVYIGQSDKLFDENLEPNNEGTKDFLASVGKQFSEFAAKFA is encoded by the coding sequence ATGACAAAATATGGTGTAATTGTAGGATCTACTAGAAAAAATTCTTATTCAGAAGCTGTGGCAAAAGCGATTGTAAAAGGTCTTCCCGCAGATGCAGAGGTATCTTTTTTGAATATCAAAGATTTACCATTGTACAACCAAGACTACGATGAAAATTCTCCAGAAGCATATACAACGTTTAGAAATGAAGTAGCAGCGCAAGATGCATTTATCTTTGTAACACCAGAACATAATAGAAGTATTACAGCAGCATTGAAAAATGCATTAGATGTTGCTTCAAGACCATGGGGTCAAAGCGTTTGGGGTGGTAAACCAGCCTTAGTTGCTTCACAATCTATTTCAGGCATTTCAGGTGTATTGGCTAACCATGTATTGCGTCAATCATTAGTTTTCTTAGATATGCCGACAATGCAACAACCAGAAGTTTACATCGGTCAATCTGATAAATTATTTGATGAAAACCTTGAACCTAACAATGAAGGGACAAAAGACTTTTTGGCAAGTGTTGGTAAACAATTTAGCGAATTTGCTGCTAAGTTTGCTTAG